In Muribaculum gordoncarteri, the genomic window AAATTCCTGAACACGCTGAATCACGATCAAATAACCGAGATGGTCCTTGAACTCTATGCCGCACGCAAGGAGGCCAAGGACTATCTTGACTATTTCATGAATCCCGACGAGGAGAAAATGCAGGAAAAATATCGTGCAATCATAACCAAGGAGTTTCTCCCCGGTCCCGGCAGGGTTAAGGGGCGCACATCGCGATGCCGCAAAGCCATCAAGGAGTTTGCCACACTGCATCCCCACCCCTCACGCATAGCCGACCTCATGCTCACCACCGTCGAAAGCATCATGGTCTACGACCGCCGCGTGCGATGGGTCAAGGAGTCGCAGGAGAATGCCGCCGCGAACACCTTGCGCGAGGCTCTCGATACAATATGGAGCAACGACATGATGCCTCAATTTGAGCGCCGCCTATCCATAATAAAGGAGAAGAGCAGCGGGCTCCGACACAGCTTGCGGAGCCGTATCAACGAAACATTCAACGATTGGCACGATACAATAAAATGAGGCCTCAAAACGGAGCCAAAGTGCTGAAAGTGTTTCATTTGTTAATATATTAAGTTAAAATGATTATATTAGCATAAAATTGCTAAAGCGTTTACGTTTTTTAAACACTTTTAGGGCATAAATCTCTCAAAAACGGCTTCCACAAACGGTTTTCAATTGTTATAGTCAATGAAACAGTGATATTACCCGCTTTTTCACATCCCTCGTCCTCTTTATCGGGTAGTGATACCGGGCAATGAGGTTCTCATAAATAAATAGTTGAAACGTGAGAGGTGGTGTTGGCTGAAACCCGGCCAACCCCACCTTTCTTTTTCAGAAGTCGAAGAATAGAGTCGAAGTTGCAGAACTACGATGGTTTAACAAAGTTTTCATGCCGATAAATCATTTACTTTTTGTAATTTTGCACGACGATAACCGACTTCTACAACAATTTATAAACAAAACATATAAATCATGGCAAAGAAAGCATTACTAATGATCCTCGACGGATGGGGCATCGGCAATCACACCAAAGGCGATGTCATCTATTCGACTCCGACTCCCTACTGGGACTATCTCGTAAACACATATCCCCACTCACAGCTTCAGGCCAGCGGAGAGAACGTAGGTCTACCCGACGGCCAGATGGGTAACTCGGAAGTGGGTCACCTCAACATCGGCGCCGGCCGCGTGGTATATCAGGACCTTGTAAAAATCAACAAGGCCTGCAAGGACGGTTCAATCCTCAAGAACCCCGAAATCGTAAACGCATTCAGCTATGCCCGCGACAACGGCAAGGCCATCCACTTCATGGGCCTTACCTCCAACGGCGGCGTACACTCATCGCTCGACCACCTCTTCGCGCTGTGTGACATAGCCAAGCACTACGGACTTGAGAAGGTTTACATCCACTGCTTCATGGACGGCCGCGACACCGACCCCCGCAGCGGAAAGGGCTTCATAGCCGAACTTGAAGAGCACTGCGCAAAATCGGCCGGCAAGGTAGCATCGATAATCGGCCGCTACTACGCAATGGACCGCGACAAGCGCTGGGAACGCGTCAAGATAGCCTACGACCTGCTCGTGCACGGCGAAGGCAAGAAGGCCACCGACATGGTTGAAGCCATGCAGGAGTCCTACAACGAGGACATCACCGACGAATTCATCAAACCCATCGTCAACGCCAATGTCGACGGCACCATCAAGGAGGGCGACGCAGTGATATTCTTCAACTACCGCAACGACCGCGCAAAGGAAATAACCACAGTGCTCACTCAGCACGACATGCCTGAAGCCGGAATGACCACCATCCCCAACCTTCAGTACTACTGCATGACCCCCTACGACGCATCGTTCACAGGCGTACACATCCTCTTTGACAAAGAGAACGTAACCAACACGCTCGGCGAATATCTGTCGTCGCTCGACAAGAAGCAGCTCCACATAGCCGAAACCGAGAAGTATGCCCACGTGACATTCTTCTTCAACGGAGGCCGCGAAGCCCCCTATGAAGGCGAGGAGCGCATACTCGTGGCATCGCCCAAGGTTGCAACCTACGACCTCAAGCCCGAAATGAGCGCCTACGAAGTAAAGGACAAGCTCGTCGATGCAATAAAGAGTCAGGAGTATGACTTCATCGTGGTTAACTACGCCAACGGCGACATGGTGGGTCACACCGGAATCTACGAAGCAATCGAAAAGGCAGTCAAGGCTGTTGACGAGTGCGTAAAGGACACCGTAGAGGCCGCCAAGGAGGCCGATTACGAAGTAATCATAATCGCCGACCACGGCAACGCCGATAACGCCATCAACCCCGATGGAACTCCCAACACGGCTCACTCGCTGAATCCCGTGCCCTGCATCTACGTGACATCACGCAAGGATGCCAAGGTCGAGAACGGAATCCTCGCCGATGTGGCACCCACAATCCTAAAGATCATGGGACTCCCCCAGCCCGCCGACATGACCGGCCACGCCCTCATCGACTAAACAGGACGCAACCTGAACTATCGACTCACACCGCCGCTCCCACCCGGGAAGCGGCGGTGTCGCTTTTTAATGAATAATAGATGATTCGAGGGTGAGGAGGCGGTGCTTGACGGGGATGGTTCCGCCGTAGCCTGTGAGCCTGCCATTGGAACCGATTACGCGGTGGCAAGGCACAATAATGGATATAGGATTGGCTCCGTTGGCATTGGCAACGGCCCTTACTGCGCCGGGACATCCAAGCATGGATGCGATCCGGAGATAGGGCACAGTCGTGCCGTAAGGTATTTCAAGAAGCTTAAGCCACACTCGTTGTTGAAAATCGGTACCTATAAGGCGTAACGGAAGCGAAAATAGCTGCCTGCGGCCGCTGAAGTATTCATCGAGCTGGCCTACAGCCCGGTCGATCACCTGAGAGGAGGAGTCGACAACTCTACCGCGACACGAGATTGCGATGCGACGCATTATACGCTCATGACGCGCAACCGGCCCTGTCCAGTCACACAAGCACAGGCTGTCGCCTGTCGAGCCGAGCAGAAGTTCTCCGCAAGGCGACGGATAACGCTGAACGCAGATGATTGACTCACTACAATTCATGAGCGTGAAATTAGGAGGGAATGCTTTTGTTGACAAAGCTCTTGTCGGCCCACTTCATGCTCCACCAACGGCGTATGAATATGATGCCTCGGGTAATTTCGTCGGAAGCAATCATGAGCCAGAGGGCATATATGCCGAGTCCGAAGTATATACCCAGCATGTAGCCTCCAAACACCTGCAGCGACCACATTGCCACGAGTCCCACGTAGAAGGGATAGTTTACATCGCCGGTGGCGCGCAGTGCGTTGGTGGCGAAAATGTTGACCGGACGGCCTATCTCGACAAGCACATCGAGCCAAAGAAGCGTGGCTCCGATGGATATTATAGTGGGATTGTCGGTGAGCAACGACAGAATCCAGCGTCCCGAAACGGCAATGGCAAGCGACAGCGAAACGGTGATTATCAATGCCCAGCGCAAAACGTATTTGCCCACAATGAATGCACCTCGCAGCTTAGCCTTTCCAACAAGATGGCCTATGGTTATGGCTCCGCCCTGGGAGATGGCAATGCAGAACAGGTAACCGAACATGACAATGTTGACGACATAGGTGCGTGCGGCAAGCACCTCAATGCCAAGCATGTTGATGAAGAAGGTCATTATTATCTGGGCGGAACTGTAGCTGAACTGTTCGCCGGCCGAGGGCAATCCTATCTTAAGCAGATTGGACAATTCGCGCGTGGGGAAACGGCGGAATATCTCCCACGGGAAGCGCGTCAACACCGTGTGAAACAGGATTACATTAAGAATTACCATTGCAATGGCACGGCTGGCTGCGGTGGATATTGCAGCACCTTCGACACCAAGGGCAGGAGCTCCGAAACGACCGAATATCAGCACATAATTGCCGAAGATGTTCAACAGGTTGACAAGTCCTACGACAAGCATCGGGTAGATGGCACGATTGGATGCCCTGAGAGCGGCCGATGCCGTAAGCGACAATGCCTGAAAGAACGCAAAAGCACCCACAATGCGCATGTAACCCACGCCTTCGCTAAGCAGTACATCGTCGAGTCCCATCAGCCGCAATATGGCTGATGCCTTGAAGTAAAGAATTGAACTGATTAGAAGTCCTATGGCAAGATTGACAAGCAATGACACTCCCACGACCTTGCCAACCCTGTCGTTAAGCCTTGCGCCGAGATATTGGCTCACAAGAACCGATGTGCCGAGGTTGATGACCTCAAACACAAGGAAGCAAAGCATGACAATCTGATTGACAACACCCACCGCCGCAACCGATTCATCGCTGTGGCGCGACAACATGACGGTGTCGACCGCGCCGAGCGTCATGATGAGGAGAGTTTCGATGAATATAGGCACAGTCAACGACACAAGCTGACGCTTCAACGAGCTCGAGGGCTGTCGGCCTTTGGAACTTAAAATCGAAAGTGGGTTCATGCGATAATGTCGTATTTATTTTTCCGCTGCAAAATTACACAAAATCCCGCACATAAACGGTTGGCCATATATGATTAATATTGTAACTTTGTGACAATGACATTACTTCCCCTACAATTATGAAAGAGCTTAAGTGCCCCAATTGCAACCATGTGTTCAAGGTCGACGAAGAGCAGTTTGCCTCAATAGCCGGCCAGGTGCGTAACATAGCATTTGACGAAGAGATTCAGCGCCGAATGTCGGAACTGAAGACCCAATTGTCGCTTGAAATGAATCTGCGGGCCAAAGAGGCCGAGCAGAATCATCGCAAAGAGCTGAACGACAAAATTCTGCAGCTTGAGCAACGCGACGCGGCCATAGCACTGCTCAACGAAAAGATAACCACCGCGACAAATGCCAAGGCGATGGAGATGTCGGAGGCGGTAGCGAAACGCGATGCCGAGATAGCACGCCTCAAGGAGCAAATAGGCAGCATGGCGCGTATCGGAGAAATGGAATTGTCGTCGCGTCTGGCCGAGAAGGACAAGGCCATAGAGGAGCTGAAGTCGACAATAGCACGCAGCGACTCGATGCTGCAGGTGGCCGTGCTTGAGGAGCGACAGAAAGCGGCCTCGGCAATCCAGGCCAGGGAATCGGAAATAGCCGCTCTGAAAAACCGGTCGATGGCCGAACGCAGCGAGGCCGCCATGCGCGAAAATTCACTGAAGGAGCAGCATGCGCTACAGCTCAAGCAGAAACAAGAGTTAATTGACTACTACAAGGAGATGAAAGCCCGCCTGTCGACAAAGATGATAGGCGAATCGCTCGAGGTGCATTGCAGCAACGAGTTCAACCGCGTGAGGGCATCGATGTATCCCTACGCCTATTTCGACAAGGACAACGACGCCAGCGAAGGCACAAAGGGCGACTTCATATTCCGCGACTACACCGACGACGGCATGGAATATGTGTCGATAATGTTTGAGATGAAAAACGAGGGCGACACGACCGCCACAAAGCATAAAAATGAGGACTTCTTTGCGAAACTCGACAAGGACCGCACGACAAAGGGATGTGAGTATGCCGTGCTCGTATCACTGCTCGAAGCCGACAGCGAGCTATATAACGAGGGAATTGTGGATGTGTCCTATCGCTACCGGAAAATGTTTGTGGTGCGTCCCCAATTCTTCATGCCGTTGATATCATTGCTCACCCAGGCGTCGAAGAAGAGCATCGAATATAAGCGCGAACTCAATATTGCACGGCAGCAGTCGGTCGATGTCACCCGATTTGAGGAGCAGCTTGAAGCGTTCCGCACCGGATTTGGACGCAACTACAGGCTCGCTAGCGAGAAGTTTAAGGCGGCAATCGACGAAATCGACAAATCAATTCTCCACCTCAACAAGATAAAAGAGGCACTAATCGGCTCGGAAAACAACTTGCGACTTGCCAACGACAAGGCCGAAGGATTGACGATAAAAAAGCTGACCTACGGCAATCCTACAATGAAAGCAAAGTTTGAGGAGGCCCGCAATGCCAAGAAGTAGATATGACAGGGCCAATCTTCGCGGCTGAAAAATAACGGGTTACGAATCGAGGTTAAAATAAATCAAAAATAGTGCTTAAAAAATTTGGCAGATACGGCAAAAGCACGTAACTTTGCAATCGCAAAAGCGAAACAAACCTTGCCTTGTGGTGTAATGGTAGCACGTCGGATTCTGGTTCCGCCTGTGAGGGTTCGAATCCTTCCAAGGCAACACAAATAAAGAGCTAAGTCGCTAAGATTTAGCTCTTTCTTTATTTTTATTCCGCCGCAAAATGTTAAAAATTGTATTTTTGATACAATTTTGATACAATTGTCCATAATGTATGGTTTGTAGAGATTGATAATCGTATCAAAAATAGATATGCGAACTATCATTGGGTATCGCGTGTTTATGTTATCGAGTGCTAAAATTTAACAAAGATTCAACAAGTCTGTTTGAGTTTGATTGGCTCTCACCATTAATAACACTCTAACGTAACACCCGCAAATGCCAAACCCTACGACATTACGAGATGTTGTGCCAATTTTGGAAGACCTCAGGCAGCTTATAAAAGTTCCGCTGGTAGCCAAACAGGATACAATTTTATACAAGCGAATAGCCGAAGCCACCAGTAAACTTTGCTCTATCGACATCGAAAATGCTATTATCGAATCTCACGCCTCCGGAGAAATCGGAAAGGTGCAAGCTAACCAGACCAGAAATTACTGTGCTGAGATTGCGACAAGAATAGATACATTCCAAAATGTATTCTATAAATTGGACAAAGATCGTAAAAATAAATCCAAGGCAGACATGATAGACGGCTACGAAAGCAACCACTTCCTTAAAGAAGTGGAGATGTTCTATATGATTGCCGCTCATTATGAGTACGCGCTAAAGGCTTGTCGCAAAATCCCGGTGCCTGATGATTGGACGATAGATAAGTACAAACAGGAAATCGAGTTATTCCATATGGCCGAAACCCGTGAAGGATGGCTTGAAAAGAAACGGGAATTTCTTAAGAAATTGCAGGAAAGCGTTGAATATGATGAATTTCTGTTGAAACCTTCATTCGATGTGTACCATGACTTGCGAAATGTCTGTCGCAAAATTTTTATCACGGTGGAAAGATACTTTCCGCCATGTGAAATTCAGTTACATCCGAAATGCAGGGAAACCTTTATACAAAAGATGCAGGTTCATAATGGTAGTTATCCCACGCCTGAACAACCTGTAAAACAGAATCAGACCAATACGAAATCATGCCGCCAATGGGAAGGGGAACTGTTCCCGATGATTCTTGTGTCGGAATTATATGAAATCTGCTCTGATGTTTTCGATAGTACCGAGACTCAGTTCCATTCATCGCTCAATCTCCATGGTAAGCATGAACCTATAAAGATACGACCAAAACAGAAAATCAAGGCGTGCTATCTCATATCGAAATTATATGAGATTGTTCCGGCCAAACACAAAGCGGCGTGGCGCGAGGATATTCTCGCTCATCTTGATATTCAGTGGAGCTACTATGAAAAGAAGTATTGTCATCCACGCGGAGATGATGCCAGTGCATCAAGTAGAGAATATGCTGATGAGATTGACAGAATCTTCAAAAACCATAAAAAACGAGCATGAGAGTTTGTGCGACTTAAAGATACCACTCGCGCACCACTTTCACCACTCATATTTCCACTTTTGAAACCTTATGATACTACCCGTCAGAGCCTGATACTCTGATGGGTAGTTCTATTAAGTGGATAAGATGAAACCACATACACCCCACCCATAACCGGTTGTAATTTTGCAGTGTCCGGGAGATACTCGGATACGCTCTCTCAGAGGGCGGAAGTATAATTCAAACCCACACTGCGTATGACAAAAGACCAGTTACTCAAACTTCCTCTCTGGCAGTATACCGGAGAACAACTTTTAGAATTACTTGATTCCCGTAATGTCAAGGATAACATCGAACCAGACGGTGCAGCTATCACAGCAAAGCGATGGCTCGTCTATGGAATTGAAGGTCTCTGCGAACTTCTCCAGTGCAGCAAAGCAACTGCACACCGTATCAAGAACAGTGGCGTAATCAAAGATGCCATTACTCAAACGGGTAGAAAAATCGTTATCGACGCACAACTTGCGCTCGATCTTATCCAGTCATCAAAGAAGGGAGGTCGCCGATGCAAGAAGTGAAAGAGGACATCCTCCGACTTTGGGAGGAAAAGCAGTTGAGAATCACGGATGAGATTCAGACTGCGCCGGAGGTGCTGTACGCCAACGGCAGCGTTATCGGAACACTCGGCAACTTCTCGGCTTCGACCGGCAAAGCCAAGAGCAAAAAGACATTCAATGTCGCCGCGATTGTCGGGGCATCACTCGTCAACGGCAAAGTATTGGGCTACACCGCAGAGTTCCCCGATGACAAGCGCACAATCCTCTATTTTGACACCGAGCAAAGTCCGTATCACTGTCAGAAAGTTATGGAACGTGCGTTGCGCCTGGCGAAACTCCCGACCGACACCCATCCGGAACATTTGAAGTTCGCCGCTCTGCGCCAGCTAACACCCACATTGCGCCTTGAAGTAATCGAACAGGCGATAATCAACACTCCCGGTGTCGGACTTGTAATCATCGACGGTGTGCGCGACCTTATGTACGACATCAACTGCGCCAAGGAATCGACCGACCTTATCGGCAAGCTGATGGAATGGACAGACAAGTTCCAGATTCATATCCACACCGTCCTGCATCTCAACAAGAGCGACGACAACGCCCGTGGTCATGTCGGCACCGAGCTGAACAACAAGGCAGAGACAATCCTCCAAATTAGCCGCAGCAAAACCGATGATACCGTGTCGGAGGTCTGCGCCGCCATGATCCGCGCCGCCGAGTTCGATCCATTTGCCTTCCGCGTCAATGACTATGGACTCCCTGAGATTGCAAGCGGGTATGTGTTCTCCGAGCCGGGCAAGAAAGCCAAAGACCCTTATCCATACAAGGAGTTGACCGAGGAACAGCATCGCGAGGCATTAGGCGTAATCTTCGCCAACGGTCCGATAAAAGGTTGCCGGAACTTCGAGGCTGCACTCAAAAGCGGATATGCCGCCTGTGGTCATTCCTATTCCAACAACAAGGTAAAGGGCTTGAAGACCTTTCTTGACAACAAAGGTATGATTCGTTACGAGAACCGCGAGTATATCTACAATCCTGATTTCTACTATTGAGAAACACCAAATTGGTTTGGTTTAGAAAAGGGCATATATAATAGGCGCTAAACCAAGAACCATCTCACCCAAACATTTTAGAACCCATGATCAAAGAGATTAAATCAATCCCTTTAGCCTCCTTCATGTCCCGAATCGGACATGAGCCTACGGCGAGAAAAGGAACAAGGCTCTGGTATAAGTCGCCTTTGCGACAGGAACATACGCCGTCATTCAAGGTCGAGACTGCGCTCAACTGCTGGTATGATTTCGGACTTGGCAGAGGCGGCAACATCATCGACCTTGCAGCCGAGTTGTATCAGACAACAGACCTGCGCCATATACTGCGTTGCATCGCTGACAGCTACCCGGTACCATCGGTGCCGACAATCGCTTCCTCTTTTGCTCCGCGACACTCAGCACCGAGTATGGAGCGGTTTGAGGTCGTGCCACTGGAACACCGCGCACTTGTCGCATACCTCCAAGAGCGTGGCATCCCGGCACACATCGCCACGGCGAACTGCAAGGAGGCTCAATACAGCGTCAACGGCAAGTTTTATTTTGCCGTGGC contains:
- a CDS encoding DUF6155 family protein; this translates as MSKTQLKKFLNTLNHDQITEMVLELYAARKEAKDYLDYFMNPDEEKMQEKYRAIITKEFLPGPGRVKGRTSRCRKAIKEFATLHPHPSRIADLMLTTVESIMVYDRRVRWVKESQENAAANTLREALDTIWSNDMMPQFERRLSIIKEKSSGLRHSLRSRINETFNDWHDTIK
- the gpmI gene encoding 2,3-bisphosphoglycerate-independent phosphoglycerate mutase produces the protein MAKKALLMILDGWGIGNHTKGDVIYSTPTPYWDYLVNTYPHSQLQASGENVGLPDGQMGNSEVGHLNIGAGRVVYQDLVKINKACKDGSILKNPEIVNAFSYARDNGKAIHFMGLTSNGGVHSSLDHLFALCDIAKHYGLEKVYIHCFMDGRDTDPRSGKGFIAELEEHCAKSAGKVASIIGRYYAMDRDKRWERVKIAYDLLVHGEGKKATDMVEAMQESYNEDITDEFIKPIVNANVDGTIKEGDAVIFFNYRNDRAKEITTVLTQHDMPEAGMTTIPNLQYYCMTPYDASFTGVHILFDKENVTNTLGEYLSSLDKKQLHIAETEKYAHVTFFFNGGREAPYEGEERILVASPKVATYDLKPEMSAYEVKDKLVDAIKSQEYDFIVVNYANGDMVGHTGIYEAIEKAVKAVDECVKDTVEAAKEADYEVIIIADHGNADNAINPDGTPNTAHSLNPVPCIYVTSRKDAKVENGILADVAPTILKIMGLPQPADMTGHALID
- a CDS encoding methylated-DNA--[protein]-cysteine S-methyltransferase; its protein translation is MNCSESIICVQRYPSPCGELLLGSTGDSLCLCDWTGPVARHERIMRRIAISCRGRVVDSSSQVIDRAVGQLDEYFSGRRQLFSLPLRLIGTDFQQRVWLKLLEIPYGTTVPYLRIASMLGCPGAVRAVANANGANPISIIVPCHRVIGSNGRLTGYGGTIPVKHRLLTLESSIIH
- a CDS encoding MATE family efflux transporter, which produces MNPLSILSSKGRQPSSSLKRQLVSLTVPIFIETLLIMTLGAVDTVMLSRHSDESVAAVGVVNQIVMLCFLVFEVINLGTSVLVSQYLGARLNDRVGKVVGVSLLVNLAIGLLISSILYFKASAILRLMGLDDVLLSEGVGYMRIVGAFAFFQALSLTASAALRASNRAIYPMLVVGLVNLLNIFGNYVLIFGRFGAPALGVEGAAISTAASRAIAMVILNVILFHTVLTRFPWEIFRRFPTRELSNLLKIGLPSAGEQFSYSSAQIIMTFFINMLGIEVLAARTYVVNIVMFGYLFCIAISQGGAITIGHLVGKAKLRGAFIVGKYVLRWALIITVSLSLAIAVSGRWILSLLTDNPTIISIGATLLWLDVLVEIGRPVNIFATNALRATGDVNYPFYVGLVAMWSLQVFGGYMLGIYFGLGIYALWLMIASDEITRGIIFIRRWWSMKWADKSFVNKSIPS
- a CDS encoding DUF2130 domain-containing protein, giving the protein MKELKCPNCNHVFKVDEEQFASIAGQVRNIAFDEEIQRRMSELKTQLSLEMNLRAKEAEQNHRKELNDKILQLEQRDAAIALLNEKITTATNAKAMEMSEAVAKRDAEIARLKEQIGSMARIGEMELSSRLAEKDKAIEELKSTIARSDSMLQVAVLEERQKAASAIQARESEIAALKNRSMAERSEAAMRENSLKEQHALQLKQKQELIDYYKEMKARLSTKMIGESLEVHCSNEFNRVRASMYPYAYFDKDNDASEGTKGDFIFRDYTDDGMEYVSIMFEMKNEGDTTATKHKNEDFFAKLDKDRTTKGCEYAVLVSLLEADSELYNEGIVDVSYRYRKMFVVRPQFFMPLISLLTQASKKSIEYKRELNIARQQSVDVTRFEEQLEAFRTGFGRNYRLASEKFKAAIDEIDKSILHLNKIKEALIGSENNLRLANDKAEGLTIKKLTYGNPTMKAKFEEARNAKK
- a CDS encoding DUF3853 family protein, whose protein sequence is MTKDQLLKLPLWQYTGEQLLELLDSRNVKDNIEPDGAAITAKRWLVYGIEGLCELLQCSKATAHRIKNSGVIKDAITQTGRKIVIDAQLALDLIQSSKKGGRRCKK
- a CDS encoding AAA family ATPase, with amino-acid sequence MQEVKEDILRLWEEKQLRITDEIQTAPEVLYANGSVIGTLGNFSASTGKAKSKKTFNVAAIVGASLVNGKVLGYTAEFPDDKRTILYFDTEQSPYHCQKVMERALRLAKLPTDTHPEHLKFAALRQLTPTLRLEVIEQAIINTPGVGLVIIDGVRDLMYDINCAKESTDLIGKLMEWTDKFQIHIHTVLHLNKSDDNARGHVGTELNNKAETILQISRSKTDDTVSEVCAAMIRAAEFDPFAFRVNDYGLPEIASGYVFSEPGKKAKDPYPYKELTEEQHREALGVIFANGPIKGCRNFEAALKSGYAACGHSYSNNKVKGLKTFLDNKGMIRYENREYIYNPDFYY
- a CDS encoding toprim domain-containing protein yields the protein MSRIGHEPTARKGTRLWYKSPLRQEHTPSFKVETALNCWYDFGLGRGGNIIDLAAELYQTTDLRHILRCIADSYPVPSVPTIASSFAPRHSAPSMERFEVVPLEHRALVAYLQERGIPAHIATANCKEAQYSVNGKFYFAVAFENVSGGWELRNRYFKGCRRRKDISYLPWARDGPSAECAVFEGFIDYLSALTLGIISGADTIILNSVVNVNKAVPFLKGYTTINCYLDNDNAGKTALAELTAIYGSTMIDRSTLYSEFNDLNDFLINRSFTKNTLSNENK